Proteins encoded within one genomic window of Polaribacter sp. NJDZ03:
- the gltX gene encoding glutamate--tRNA ligase: MESNVRVRFAPSPTGPLHIGGVRTALYNYLFAKKYNGTFVLRIEDTDQTRYVANAEQYIIDALEWCNIPFDEGPGKNEKFGPYRQSERKALYKEYADKLIKTGWAYYCFDSTEALDLERKAHEAEGKTFIYNWHNRAGGTLVNSLVLTDDEVQAKINAGENYVIRFKTPQDELLRMEDEIRGNIRIDTNTLDDKILFKGDGMPTYHLANIVDDHLMEITHVIRGEEWLPSMPLHVLLYKAFGWDAPKFAHLPLILKPVGKGKLSKRDGDKLGFPVFPLEYTNEVSGDVSRGYKEDGYFSDAFINMLAFLGWNPGTEQELFNLEALIEAFELKRVSKSGAKFNPDKAKWFNQQYMQTKSNDELTDLYLPILAEKGITKDKEFVLKVVSSIKERAVFVNDFWDLSNFFFETPTEYDEKASKKNWKEGTAELMQELSTVITSIDDFSSENTEKIVKEWISGKEIGFGKVMQPLRLSLVGKLAGPHLFDIIAMIGKEETVKRLENAIEKL; encoded by the coding sequence ATGGAATCTAATGTTCGCGTTCGTTTTGCACCAAGTCCTACAGGACCTTTACATATTGGTGGTGTAAGAACGGCTTTATACAATTATTTATTTGCTAAAAAATATAACGGAACTTTTGTACTTCGTATAGAAGATACAGACCAAACGCGTTATGTGGCCAATGCAGAGCAATATATTATAGACGCTTTAGAATGGTGTAATATTCCTTTTGATGAAGGTCCGGGTAAGAACGAAAAATTTGGTCCATACAGACAATCAGAACGTAAAGCATTGTACAAAGAATATGCAGATAAACTAATTAAAACCGGTTGGGCATATTATTGTTTTGATTCTACTGAAGCGTTAGATTTAGAAAGAAAAGCACACGAAGCAGAAGGAAAAACCTTTATTTATAATTGGCATAATAGAGCTGGCGGAACATTAGTAAATTCTTTAGTTTTAACGGATGATGAAGTACAAGCTAAAATAAATGCTGGTGAGAATTATGTAATCCGTTTTAAAACTCCACAAGACGAGCTTTTAAGAATGGAAGATGAAATTCGTGGAAATATTAGAATTGATACCAATACTTTAGATGATAAAATTTTATTTAAAGGAGACGGAATGCCAACCTATCATTTAGCAAATATTGTTGATGATCATTTAATGGAAATTACACACGTAATTCGTGGTGAAGAATGGTTACCTTCTATGCCACTGCACGTTTTATTATACAAAGCTTTTGGTTGGGATGCTCCTAAATTTGCACATTTACCGTTAATTTTAAAACCGGTTGGTAAAGGTAAATTAAGCAAACGTGATGGTGATAAATTAGGTTTCCCAGTGTTTCCTTTAGAATATACCAATGAAGTTTCTGGTGATGTTTCTCGTGGATATAAAGAAGATGGTTATTTTTCTGATGCTTTTATTAACATGTTGGCTTTCTTAGGATGGAATCCTGGAACAGAACAAGAATTATTTAATTTAGAAGCATTAATTGAAGCTTTCGAATTGAAAAGAGTGAGTAAATCTGGCGCAAAATTTAATCCAGATAAAGCTAAATGGTTTAATCAACAATATATGCAGACAAAGTCTAATGACGAGTTGACTGATTTATACTTACCTATTCTAGCTGAAAAAGGAATTACAAAAGACAAAGAGTTTGTTTTAAAAGTTGTTTCATCTATAAAAGAAAGAGCCGTTTTTGTAAACGATTTTTGGGATTTATCAAACTTCTTTTTTGAAACGCCAACAGAATATGATGAAAAAGCTAGTAAGAAAAACTGGAAAGAAGGAACTGCTGAATTAATGCAAGAATTAAGTACTGTAATTACTTCTATTGACGACTTTTCATCAGAAAATACCGAAAAAATAGTTAAAGAATGGATTTCTGGCAAGGAAATTGGTTTTGGTAAAGTAATGCAACCTTTAAGACTCTCTTTGGTAGGTAAATTAGCAGGACCTCATTTATTTGATATCATAGCAATGATTGGTAAAGAAGAAACTGTAAAAAGGTTAGAAAACGCAATAGAAAAACTATAA
- a CDS encoding DUF4175 family protein, protein MAEFKNIEEKLHQFTRKYYTSELIKGSILFLSLGFLYFFFTVFIEFFLWLKPTARTILFWVFLIVEFFLLIRFIFVPIFKLFGLRKGITYEQSSKIIGAHFPEVQDKLLNVLQLKKNNNNSDLLLASIQQKETELQPIPFVKAVDFTKNKKYLKYAIVPVIIFLITLFTGINDKLSESLERVVNYKTAYNPPAPFLFLIKNNDLKVIQGKSISILVETLGKVLPMESLIHFENQQYFLENNGNGTFTYTFSDVQQPIDFFIEANGVQSQDYKIEVIKTPTINAISLDVKYPRYLGKKNEKIKNSGNVIVPEGTTITWNVTTNQTDSVAFINNKKSVFFDTDSDNIFTYSKRIHNPLNYQISSSNKDLKDFENLQFSVDVIKDEFPLISVQSNIDSISRGAAQFAGQISDDYGIKKLQLVYYNEGHPQSQNKFELSITKENIQTFFYQFPDGLNLEAGINYELYFEVFDNDAVNGSKKTKTKVFNYRQKTTDEVEEELLQEQRNTINNIENSIQKQQKQQKALEKVQQDLQSKKQINWNDKKKIEKFVARQNNYNKMMQRQTEKLHENLDEKKEVNEDLQTKKEELKKRIEELKKIDKQQKLLDEIEKMGKKLNKEDLLKKAKELSQQNKQQERSLERILELTKRFYVEQKTMQIANKVEVLSKKQEVLSQEKDYNLDNQREIKKEFEAIKKDLEELNKDNEKLKEAMELPDVEDDKEAIDTELKKSEENLSKENNSDAKKSQKNSSKKMKEMSAKMQKEMLEMEGESMEENIDDLRKILENLVIFSFKQESLMHKFDQISTSHPDFGKALKSQNVLKTYFEHIDDSLYVLSMRLPKISAIIKDDLSTTHYNLDQSLYNFSENLFSYGVSNQRYVMTSVNSLADYLSNMLSSMKNSMSMKMGKGKKKKGDGFSLPDLIKKQGELSEKMQQGLKKGNKPSDNKAEGKEGKKGEKPGEIDKPDGNGQKGKVDKQGTNGEKGENGKGGSNNDLNGEIYEIYKQQSLLRQELQGQINMSEEAGNGKNSEANKALKKMEDLENEILEKGFNAETLQKMQQLNYELLKLDKAALEQGEDKKRKSNSNLKEFEKINIKALEFKKQFYNQTEILNRQSLPLQQNYKNKVRAYFSDSNKD, encoded by the coding sequence ATGGCAGAATTTAAGAACATAGAAGAGAAGTTACATCAATTTACACGTAAATACTACACGAGTGAATTGATAAAAGGAAGCATATTATTTCTTTCTTTAGGATTTCTGTACTTTTTTTTCACGGTATTTATAGAATTTTTTTTGTGGTTAAAACCAACGGCAAGAACTATTTTATTTTGGGTTTTCTTAATAGTGGAATTTTTTTTACTTATTCGATTTATTTTTGTGCCAATTTTTAAATTATTTGGTCTTAGAAAAGGAATTACTTATGAACAATCTTCCAAAATAATTGGTGCTCATTTTCCTGAGGTTCAGGATAAATTATTGAATGTTTTACAATTGAAAAAAAACAATAATAATTCAGATTTATTGTTAGCAAGTATTCAACAAAAAGAAACTGAATTACAACCCATTCCGTTTGTAAAAGCAGTAGATTTTACCAAAAATAAAAAGTATCTAAAATATGCGATAGTTCCTGTTATTATTTTTTTAATTACCTTATTTACAGGTATTAATGATAAATTATCAGAAAGTTTAGAGCGCGTTGTAAATTATAAAACAGCTTATAATCCGCCTGCTCCATTTTTGTTTTTGATTAAAAATAACGATTTAAAAGTGATACAAGGAAAGTCTATTTCTATTTTGGTTGAGACCCTCGGAAAAGTGCTACCAATGGAGTCACTGATCCACTTTGAAAATCAGCAATATTTTTTAGAAAATAATGGTAACGGAACTTTTACGTATACTTTTTCTGATGTTCAACAACCAATTGATTTTTTTATTGAAGCAAACGGAGTTCAATCTCAAGATTATAAAATAGAAGTGATAAAAACACCTACTATAAATGCTATTTCTTTAGATGTTAAGTATCCTAGATATTTGGGTAAGAAAAATGAAAAGATCAAAAATTCTGGGAATGTAATAGTTCCCGAAGGTACTACTATTACTTGGAATGTTACTACTAATCAAACAGATTCTGTGGCATTTATCAACAATAAAAAAAGTGTTTTTTTTGATACAGATTCAGATAATATTTTTACATATTCTAAAAGAATTCATAATCCGTTAAATTATCAAATTTCATCATCTAATAAAGATTTAAAAGATTTTGAAAATTTACAGTTTTCGGTGGATGTTATAAAAGATGAATTTCCATTGATTTCTGTGCAATCTAATATAGATAGTATTTCACGTGGAGCGGCACAGTTTGCTGGTCAGATTTCCGATGATTACGGAATTAAAAAATTACAGCTTGTTTATTATAATGAAGGGCATCCACAAAGTCAAAATAAATTTGAGTTATCAATAACAAAAGAAAATATTCAAACTTTTTTTTATCAGTTTCCAGATGGTTTAAATTTAGAAGCAGGAATTAATTATGAATTATATTTTGAGGTATTTGATAATGACGCTGTAAATGGAAGTAAAAAAACAAAGACCAAAGTTTTTAATTATCGACAAAAAACTACTGATGAGGTAGAGGAGGAGTTGTTACAAGAACAAAGAAATACAATTAATAATATTGAGAACTCCATTCAGAAACAACAAAAGCAACAGAAAGCATTAGAAAAAGTTCAGCAAGATTTACAAAGTAAGAAGCAAATTAATTGGAATGATAAAAAGAAGATTGAAAAATTTGTAGCGCGTCAGAACAATTATAATAAAATGATGCAACGTCAAACTGAAAAGTTACATGAAAATTTAGATGAAAAAAAAGAAGTAAATGAAGATCTTCAAACAAAAAAAGAAGAACTAAAAAAACGCATCGAAGAACTTAAAAAAATAGATAAGCAACAAAAATTGTTAGATGAAATTGAGAAAATGGGTAAAAAACTTAACAAAGAAGATTTGTTAAAAAAAGCCAAAGAATTATCGCAACAAAATAAACAACAAGAAAGAAGCTTAGAACGTATTTTAGAATTGACAAAACGTTTTTATGTTGAGCAGAAAACAATGCAAATTGCTAATAAGGTTGAAGTATTATCTAAAAAACAAGAAGTGCTATCTCAAGAAAAAGATTATAATTTAGATAATCAGAGAGAAATAAAAAAAGAATTTGAAGCGATAAAAAAAGATTTAGAAGAACTTAATAAGGATAATGAGAAATTAAAAGAAGCTATGGAGCTTCCGGATGTGGAAGATGATAAAGAAGCTATTGATACTGAATTAAAAAAATCTGAAGAAAATTTATCTAAAGAAAATAATTCTGATGCAAAAAAGAGTCAAAAAAATTCATCAAAAAAGATGAAAGAAATGAGTGCTAAAATGCAAAAAGAAATGTTGGAAATGGAGGGAGAATCTATGGAAGAAAACATAGATGACTTGCGTAAAATTTTAGAAAACCTTGTTATTTTTTCTTTTAAACAAGAATCTTTAATGCATAAGTTTGATCAAATTTCCACATCACATCCAGATTTTGGAAAAGCTTTAAAAAGTCAGAATGTTTTAAAAACGTATTTCGAACACATAGATGATAGTCTGTATGTGTTGTCTATGAGGTTGCCTAAAATTTCAGCAATTATTAAAGATGATTTATCTACAACGCATTATAACTTAGACCAATCTTTATATAATTTTTCTGAAAATCTTTTTTCATATGGAGTTTCTAATCAACGATACGTTATGACTTCTGTAAATAGTTTAGCAGATTATTTAAGTAACATGTTAAGTAGTATGAAGAATTCTATGTCTATGAAAATGGGCAAAGGAAAGAAAAAAAAAGGTGATGGTTTTAGTCTTCCAGACCTTATCAAGAAGCAAGGAGAGTTGTCTGAAAAAATGCAACAAGGATTGAAAAAGGGTAATAAACCTAGTGATAATAAAGCTGAAGGCAAAGAAGGAAAAAAAGGAGAGAAACCAGGAGAAATCGATAAACCAGATGGTAATGGACAAAAAGGTAAAGTAGACAAACAGGGAACGAATGGAGAGAAAGGCGAGAATGGAAAAGGTGGTTCTAATAATGATTTGAACGGAGAAATTTATGAGATTTATAAGCAACAAAGTTTATTAAGACAAGAATTACAAGGACAAATTAATATGTCTGAGGAAGCTGGAAATGGTAAAAATTCAGAAGCAAATAAAGCTTTAAAAAAGATGGAAGACTTGGAAAATGAAATTTTAGAAAAAGGTTTTAACGCTGAAACACTTCAAAAAATGCAGCAATTAAATTATGAATTATTAAAGTTAGATAAAGCTGCTTTAGAACAGGGAGAAGATAAAAAAAGAAAGTCTAATTCTAATTTAAAAGAATTTGAAAAGATAAATATAAAGGCTTTAGAATTTAAAAAGCAGTTTTACAATCAAACAGAGATATTAAACAGACAATCATTACCTTTGCAGCAGAATTATAAAAACAAAGTTAGAGCATATTTTTCTGACTCAAATAAGGATTAA
- the ybeY gene encoding rRNA maturation RNase YbeY, protein MVTFNYETDFDLKDENLLEYWIDNVVSKKGFSLGELNYIFCDDEYLHKLNVEFLQHDTLTDVISFDNTLGKLISGDIYISIERVADNAKDFEVSFLEELHRVMIHGVLHYMGFKDKTEIEKKEMRNAENVALSEFK, encoded by the coding sequence ATGGTTACTTTTAATTACGAAACAGATTTTGATTTAAAAGATGAAAATCTTTTAGAATATTGGATTGATAATGTGGTTTCAAAAAAAGGTTTTAGTTTAGGTGAATTAAACTATATTTTTTGTGATGACGAATACCTTCATAAATTAAATGTAGAGTTTTTACAACACGATACTTTAACGGATGTAATTAGTTTCGACAATACTTTAGGTAAGTTAATTAGTGGAGATATCTATATTTCTATCGAAAGAGTTGCTGATAATGCGAAAGATTTTGAGGTTTCTTTTTTAGAAGAATTACATAGAGTAATGATACATGGCGTACTTCACTATATGGGGTTTAAAGATAAAACAGAAATTGAGAAAAAAGAGATGAGAAATGCCGAAAATGTGGCATTATCTGAATTCAAATAA
- the mnmG gene encoding tRNA uridine-5-carboxymethylaminomethyl(34) synthesis enzyme MnmG, giving the protein MSLFSTTYDVIVVGGGHAGSEAAASAANMGAHTLLITMNLQNIAQMSCNPAMGGIAKGQIIREIDALGGYSGIVTDKTAIQFKMLNKSKGPAMWSPRAQSDRMQFAECWRTMLEQTENVDFYQDSVNGLLFDGNKIIGVKTALGLEIKAKTVVITAGTFLNGLIHIGDKSFGGGRAGEGASTGITEDLVAKGFESGRMKTGTPPRVDGRSLDYSKMIEQPGDEVTEKFSYLPTTKALVKQRSCWLTYTNLDVHDLLRTGFDRSPMFNGRIKSTGPRYCPSIEDKIDRFATKDRHQMFIEPEGWTTCEMYVNGFSTSLPEDIQDKAIRSVAGFENVKFLRYGYAIEYDYFPPTQLKHSLETKLIENLFFAGQINGTTGYEEAAAQGLMAGVNAALKVQGKEPFVLKRNEAYIGVLIDDLITKGTEEPYRMFTSRAEYRTLLRQDNADLRLTPIGFKLGLASQERLDRVIEKQAKADLLIQFLQETSVKQEEINPILEAKNLALINQSMKLYKIAARPQLEFSDFKNVKKLAAFLEENNIDKEAIEQAVIHLKYSGYIEKEKNNADKLNRLENVMIPSHFNYQKVKSLSFEAREKLSKIQPTSISQASRISGVSPSDISVLLVYMGR; this is encoded by the coding sequence ATGAGTTTATTTTCAACAACATACGATGTTATTGTAGTAGGAGGTGGTCACGCTGGTAGTGAGGCCGCGGCTTCTGCTGCCAATATGGGTGCGCATACCTTACTAATTACAATGAATTTGCAAAATATTGCGCAAATGAGTTGTAACCCTGCAATGGGAGGAATCGCAAAAGGACAAATAATTAGAGAGATTGATGCTTTAGGAGGTTATAGCGGAATTGTTACTGATAAAACAGCGATACAATTTAAGATGCTAAACAAATCTAAAGGACCTGCAATGTGGAGTCCAAGAGCACAATCTGATAGAATGCAGTTTGCAGAATGTTGGAGAACAATGTTAGAGCAAACAGAAAATGTAGATTTTTATCAAGATTCTGTAAACGGTTTATTGTTTGATGGTAATAAAATTATAGGAGTTAAAACTGCTTTAGGTTTAGAAATAAAAGCAAAAACTGTTGTAATAACTGCAGGTACTTTTTTAAATGGATTGATCCATATTGGAGATAAAAGTTTTGGAGGTGGTAGAGCAGGTGAGGGAGCATCAACCGGAATTACAGAAGATTTAGTTGCTAAAGGTTTTGAATCTGGTAGAATGAAAACAGGAACGCCACCAAGAGTAGATGGTAGATCTTTAGATTATTCTAAAATGATAGAGCAACCTGGTGATGAAGTTACAGAGAAATTTTCTTACTTACCAACCACTAAAGCATTGGTAAAACAACGCTCTTGTTGGCTTACGTATACAAACTTAGATGTGCATGATTTGTTACGTACTGGGTTTGATAGATCGCCAATGTTTAATGGTAGAATTAAATCTACAGGACCAAGATATTGCCCTTCTATAGAAGATAAAATAGATCGTTTTGCAACCAAAGATAGACATCAAATGTTTATTGAACCAGAAGGATGGACAACCTGTGAAATGTATGTAAATGGTTTTTCTACTTCTCTTCCAGAAGATATTCAAGACAAAGCAATTCGTTCTGTTGCTGGTTTCGAAAACGTAAAGTTTTTAAGATATGGGTATGCTATAGAATATGATTATTTTCCGCCAACACAATTAAAACATTCTTTAGAAACAAAGTTAATAGAGAATTTGTTTTTTGCAGGACAGATAAATGGAACTACAGGTTATGAGGAAGCTGCTGCACAAGGTTTAATGGCTGGTGTAAATGCTGCTTTAAAAGTTCAAGGAAAAGAACCGTTTGTATTAAAAAGAAACGAAGCTTATATTGGTGTTTTGATAGATGATTTAATAACTAAAGGAACAGAAGAGCCTTACAGAATGTTTACTTCTAGAGCAGAATATAGAACGTTGTTAAGACAAGATAATGCAGATTTAAGATTAACTCCAATTGGTTTTAAATTAGGTTTAGCGTCTCAAGAACGATTAGATAGAGTTATAGAAAAACAAGCGAAAGCAGATTTGTTAATTCAGTTTTTACAAGAAACGAGTGTAAAACAAGAGGAAATTAATCCTATTTTAGAAGCAAAGAATTTAGCTTTAATTAACCAGTCTATGAAGCTTTATAAAATTGCTGCAAGACCGCAATTAGAATTTTCTGATTTTAAAAATGTAAAGAAATTGGCTGCTTTTTTAGAAGAAAATAATATTGATAAAGAAGCTATTGAACAAGCCGTTATTCATTTAAAATATTCTGGATATATAGAAAAAGAAAAGAACAATGCAGATAAATTAAATAGATTAGAGAATGTTATGATCCCTTCTCATTTTAATTATCAAAAAGTTAAATCTCTGTCTTTTGAAGCTAGAGAAAAGTTGAGTAAAATACAACCTACATCCATTTCACAAGCGAGTAGAATAAGTGGCGTTTCACCCAGCGACATCTCTGTGCTTTTGGTTTATATGGGTAGATAA
- a CDS encoding class I SAM-dependent methyltransferase, with amino-acid sequence MGEKRGLHKRLEPFINCKDFTVSDETYEVMFNKEYDMLVTSPIPVDLENYYKSENYISHTDSKKTFIDKVYQSVKNITLKRKLALINSFKTDAKNILDVGAGTGDFLKICASNNWNVLGVEPSVDARRIAKEKGVFLEEELLDIQNKKFDVITLWHVLEHVEKLSDYISKLKELLSKNGRLIIAVPNHKSDDAKYYKEYWAAFDVPRHIWHFSQNSIQKIFSEDNMEVEKILPMKFDSYYVSLLSEKYKTGKMNPMKAFYRGFVSNLKASSSSEYSSLIYVIKNK; translated from the coding sequence ATGGGGGAAAAAAGAGGGCTTCACAAAAGACTAGAACCATTTATAAATTGTAAAGATTTTACAGTTTCAGATGAAACTTATGAAGTAATGTTTAATAAGGAATATGATATGTTGGTGACTTCACCAATTCCGGTAGATTTAGAAAATTACTATAAGAGTGAAAACTATATTTCACATACGGATAGTAAAAAAACATTTATAGATAAAGTATATCAGTCTGTAAAAAATATTACGTTAAAAAGAAAATTAGCTTTAATCAATTCTTTTAAAACAGATGCAAAAAATATTTTAGATGTTGGAGCAGGTACAGGAGATTTTTTAAAAATATGTGCTTCTAATAATTGGAATGTTCTGGGTGTAGAACCAAGTGTTGATGCAAGAAGAATTGCTAAAGAAAAAGGAGTTTTTTTAGAAGAAGAATTATTGGATATTCAAAATAAAAAATTTGATGTAATTACACTTTGGCATGTTTTAGAACATGTTGAAAAATTGTCTGATTATATTTCTAAATTAAAAGAATTGCTTTCTAAAAATGGAAGATTAATTATTGCAGTTCCTAATCATAAAAGTGATGATGCAAAATATTATAAAGAGTATTGGGCAGCTTTTGATGTACCAAGACATATTTGGCATTTTTCTCAAAACTCCATTCAGAAAATTTTCTCGGAAGATAATATGGAGGTAGAAAAAATATTACCAATGAAGTTTGATTCTTATTATGTTTCGCTTTTAAGTGAAAAATATAAAACAGGTAAAATGAATCCTATGAAAGCTTTTTATAGAGGCTTTGTTTCTAATTTAAAAGCAAGTTCTAGTTCTGAGTATTCTTCTTTAATCTATGTGATTAAAAATAAGTAG
- a CDS encoding DoxX family protein, giving the protein MRFLSDHPTEILILLFLIITFLISAFEKILDWKGTVSFIKDHFKNSPLKGSVPFLLSILLIIEIIAVGFMLIGVYQIYTSQAKEIALLGIQLSAISIIFMLIGQRLAKDYPGAMSLGVYFIISLCGVYLLNK; this is encoded by the coding sequence ATGCGTTTTTTATCAGACCACCCAACCGAAATTTTAATACTACTATTTTTAATCATCACTTTTTTAATATCAGCATTTGAAAAAATACTAGATTGGAAAGGAACTGTATCTTTTATAAAAGATCATTTTAAAAATTCTCCATTAAAGGGCAGTGTTCCGTTTTTATTATCCATTTTATTAATCATAGAAATTATTGCTGTAGGATTTATGCTTATTGGAGTGTATCAAATTTACACTTCGCAAGCAAAAGAAATTGCTTTACTCGGAATACAGCTTTCTGCGATCAGTATAATTTTTATGCTTATTGGGCAACGTCTTGCAAAAGATTATCCAGGAGCGATGTCTTTAGGTGTCTATTTTATTATTTCACTTTGTGGTGTATATTTACTAAATAAGTAA
- a CDS encoding VOC family protein, which produces MKKRVTGIGGLFFKSEDAKAAKEWYKNHLGFNTDDWGSTFWWKDENGNKCATQWSPFAEDTKHFEPSKKDFMFNYRVENLVELLAELKKEGVTIVGEMEEHDYGKFGWILDNEGNKIELWEPIDKAFL; this is translated from the coding sequence ATGAAAAAAAGAGTTACAGGAATTGGAGGTTTGTTTTTTAAATCTGAAGATGCAAAAGCAGCAAAAGAATGGTATAAAAATCATTTAGGATTTAATACTGACGATTGGGGATCTACTTTTTGGTGGAAAGATGAAAACGGAAATAAATGCGCTACACAATGGAGTCCATTTGCAGAGGATACCAAACATTTTGAACCTTCTAAAAAGGATTTTATGTTTAATTACAGAGTAGAAAATTTAGTAGAATTATTAGCAGAACTAAAGAAAGAAGGTGTTACTATTGTAGGTGAAATGGAAGAACATGACTACGGTAAATTCGGTTGGATTTTAGACAACGAAGGAAACAAAATTGAACTTTGGGAACCAATAGATAAAGCATTTCTTTAG
- a CDS encoding 2-hydroxyacid dehydrogenase, whose product MKILHLDSNHPLLLKQLCELGFSNDEDYTSSKEEILAKIHNYDGFIIRSRFSIDKAFLDKATNLKFIGRVGAGLENIDCAYAKSLNIELIAAPEGNRNAVGEHSLGMLLSLFNKLNKADKEVRNGKWLREENRGIELDGRTVGLIGYGNMGKSFAKKLRGFDVEVLCYDIKPNVGDANCKQVSLEELQEKSDVLSLHIPQTTLTQNMIDADFIKGFKKPFWLINTARGKSVVTKDLVAALKNGKILGAGLDVLEYEKASFENLFSDDKMPEAFQYLINAENVLLSPHVAGWTVESNEKLAQTIVDKIKAKFK is encoded by the coding sequence ATGAAAATTCTACACTTAGATTCAAATCATCCTCTTTTACTTAAACAACTCTGCGAGTTGGGTTTTAGTAACGATGAAGATTACACTTCTTCAAAAGAAGAAATTCTAGCTAAAATTCACAACTACGATGGTTTTATTATTAGAAGTCGATTTTCTATTGATAAAGCATTTTTAGATAAAGCTACTAATTTAAAGTTTATTGGACGCGTTGGCGCAGGTTTAGAAAATATAGATTGTGCGTACGCAAAAAGCTTAAATATTGAATTAATTGCTGCTCCAGAAGGAAATAGAAACGCCGTTGGAGAACATAGCTTAGGAATGCTATTATCGCTATTTAATAAGCTAAACAAAGCAGATAAAGAAGTTAGAAACGGAAAATGGCTACGCGAAGAAAACCGAGGAATTGAACTAGACGGTAGAACGGTTGGTTTAATTGGTTATGGAAATATGGGGAAATCTTTTGCAAAAAAACTACGTGGTTTTGATGTGGAAGTATTGTGTTATGATATAAAACCAAATGTTGGTGATGCAAATTGTAAACAAGTTTCTTTAGAAGAATTACAAGAAAAATCAGATGTTTTAAGTTTACACATACCACAAACAACACTTACTCAAAACATGATAGATGCAGATTTTATCAAAGGTTTTAAAAAGCCTTTTTGGTTGATAAATACCGCGCGTGGAAAATCTGTAGTTACCAAAGATTTAGTTGCTGCTTTAAAAAATGGTAAAATTTTAGGTGCCGGTTTAGATGTTTTAGAATATGAAAAAGCCTCTTTTGAAAATTTGTTTTCTGATGATAAAATGCCAGAAGCTTTTCAATATTTAATCAATGCAGAGAATGTTTTGTTATCGCCACATGTTGCCGGTTGGACTGTTGAAAGTAATGAAAAATTAGCACAAACTATTGTAGATAAAATTAAGGCAAAATTTAAATAG
- the panB gene encoding 3-methyl-2-oxobutanoate hydroxymethyltransferase encodes MSTAKKEYKKVTVKSLVDMKKNGEKISMLTAYDFTMAKILDGAGIDVLLVGDSASNVMAGHETTLPITLDQMIYHASSVVRAITRCLVVVDLPFGSYQSDPKEALRSAIRIMKESGGHSIKLEGGKEIKESIKRILNAGIPVMGHLGLTPQSIYKFGTYTVRAKEEEEAKQLMEDALMLEKLGCFGVVLEKVPAKLAQEVAEAISIPVIGIGAGNGVDGQVLVTHDMLGMTHEFHPRFLRRYSDMHADMTGAFESYIADVKTGDFPNDKEQY; translated from the coding sequence ATGTCAACAGCAAAAAAAGAATATAAAAAAGTTACCGTAAAATCTTTGGTAGATATGAAAAAGAATGGAGAGAAAATTTCCATGCTAACTGCCTATGATTTTACAATGGCAAAAATTTTAGATGGAGCTGGAATCGATGTTCTTTTGGTTGGTGATTCTGCCTCAAATGTTATGGCAGGTCATGAAACAACTTTACCTATTACGTTAGATCAAATGATTTATCATGCAAGTTCTGTTGTTAGAGCAATAACCAGATGTCTAGTGGTTGTAGATTTACCTTTTGGTAGTTATCAATCTGACCCAAAAGAAGCCTTGCGTTCTGCCATTAGAATTATGAAAGAAAGCGGCGGACATTCTATTAAATTAGAAGGTGGTAAAGAAATTAAAGAATCTATTAAACGCATTTTAAATGCCGGAATTCCTGTAATGGGTCATTTGGGTTTAACACCACAATCTATCTATAAATTTGGTACCTATACGGTTAGAGCAAAAGAAGAAGAAGAGGCAAAACAATTAATGGAAGATGCTTTAATGTTAGAAAAATTAGGCTGTTTTGGAGTTGTTTTAGAAAAAGTACCAGCTAAATTAGCACAAGAAGTTGCAGAGGCTATTTCTATTCCTGTAATTGGTATTGGTGCCGGAAATGGTGTAGACGGACAAGTTTTAGTTACCCACGATATGTTAGGAATGACACATGAATTTCATCCTCGTTTTTTACGTAGATATTCTGATATGCATGCAGATATGACTGGTGCTTTTGAAAGCTATATTGCAGATGTAAAAACTGGTGATTTCCCTAATGATAAGGAGCAATATTAG